CTTTTCTTAAAAAAATCTCCGCCATATGATGAAAAAACCGTAGAGTGGATAGCAGAGCACTCATCAAAACGTGAGAGACTAGCAAATGAGGTAGAGCGCGAGGCAATGAGTATTGAGAGAACTCAACTAATGAAGCCTTACATAGGAGAGGAGTTTGAGGGAATAGTCATAAGCGTAATGCCTTTTGGAA
Above is a genomic segment from Thermodesulfobacteriota bacterium containing:
- a CDS encoding S1 RNA-binding domain-containing protein translates to LFLKKSPPYDEKTVEWIAEHSSKRERLANEVEREAMSIERTQLMKPYIGEEFEGIVISVMPFGMFVEVTEMFVEGLVPKDSIKNWRGRWFDIGQRLRVKVVQADLEKRGITLNLVS